TGAACCTGCTGGCTATCTGACATTTACCAGTGAAGGTTAACTGTCCTACCTTCTGCAGTAGACCAAGTGCAGCAATGCCATCTCTGGAGTTCCTGGCCAAAGCCACAGATTCCAGCAGGCTCCGCAGGGCTTGAGTCAAAGGATTCATGGCAAGGGCTGGAGGGATGGCATGAAGATGCTGCTCCAAGTCCGCCATGCATTTATCGTAGATCTGAGCAACATCATCTGTTGCCCATGGCTGTTGCTTAGATACAGAGATGGAAGCAAAGTGTACCAGTAAAAAGTTGCAACACAAATTTCTTGGCATTCACACAAAATCCATTTCGATAATAGTTGGCTGCTTGTGTGCCTCATACAGTGGGATGGAGCAACATTTTAGGTTTTTAGTTAAGATtggcacaaatgagacaataaCTATTGTACTATTGAACACTGTGGTGCCTAAAAGCAGTCTTTTcagttagttttgtttttgggaAGTCATAGGAAATAGACTTACCTTCATGGGCTGAGCCAAGAAGCCAGTTGGCTGGGAGAGATCATTACTTGGTAAGAAACCTGGAACGTTTCTGGCAAACTCCTCATATACAGCCAGCTGCTTAGGGTCCACTCCTCCCACCTGTAACACGTGCATTTTGTTACTCAACAGACGACAGACTGTTGACAACGGAAAATTGCACCGAGGGGTTACCTAATTGGACATATACAGCAACTAAGGTAAGAGTAACTCATGAGTTGTTTGATGGTGCAACCAAGCATAATAAAAGTCTTTTTTCACTGTTATTGGACTGGATGTCAAAGTTGCATACCTTGAGTCTGATCTGCTCAGGCATACGTTCAGCCTGGTAAGTCAGAACAACAGGATCACAATAGCGACGTCCTTCTTGCCGTGCGTGCTTCCTCAGCTCAAACTCCTGGAGGAGTACAGATCCGATTAAGAAATTGGCCAatagtttatatttttaaaaaatatctttaaaaaaaataacaaataaacacataatgCAAGTGTGTAAGCACCGGCAGGGCAGTCGACTATAAATCAGAGGTACACCAGTATCATGTTTAGTCACCATGCTGAGGGGGGGGGGAGATCAAAAGCACTCAATCAAGCAATATGCATATTTCTGATCTAGTTGTAAttagcagaaaatgttctaattACATTTACCACGCAACTCTTTTTTTGGGGCTGACGCCATAGATCACATCTGTAACTAATAATTTGGTTTCACTTAATTAAAATGGTGCATCTGTTTTAATCCGTTTCATGAAAATACACAATACATTTATCTTTTTGGCTGCATAGCTAGTCTTCCTCACCGTGGCTAGTCTTTTGTCCATTTCAGGGCCAGCCTTCTCAACAGCAGTTTTCTGAATGAAGCAGCAAGCCAATTCACAGTTGTCTTGAGCAATCCTAGCTGCAGCCTCTTCCATCATTTCCCTCTGCTGGGGTGTTGGTGCCTGAAAGAAATGACCGATGAAGTTAGAAAATAAGAAGGATGCATGTCatcagagaaacagaagaaaggaTCGGTGTGTAGAAAAAGAAGGGGGAAATATTTGGATGCACTTCGATAAGTTCATTCACACCATTTCAATTACAGCGCTATCTTTTCATCACATCTGAGACTAGTCATTTAAGACAAGCATTCATGCTGGCATCGAGCTTACCCtaagagcagcagcaaagcTGTTCTTCAGGTTGGTGGCAATGCTCATGAGCAGTGGCTCGCGGCAAGTGATCATGGCCATGCCAGCAGTGAGGTTTCTCATCATGTGGTGGGCAGCCACACGCATGCGGGACTCCTCCGAATCCAGGGCAAAGTCCTTCCTGATGATCTGCTCACAGGTTGTCATTGCAATTTTGATAGACCGATCCACCACAGGGTGCACAAGCTCCTGAACTGCCCGCTCCACGGACTGCCGCACACATTGCTTCAGCTGAGGATGAGCCTGTAGCAGTGGGATCTGAAGAGAAATTACAAAGGAAGCATGAGTGAAACCGTCAAAggaaaaataagtaaaacaaatatCAACATGAGATCATGATGTGAATTTTGTCATCTGCTAAATTAGCAGAAGCCCTGAGAGAATATCTCAATAGTAAAAGCACAGACCGTGCACATGTCACTGGTTTTAAGCACTATATGTGTAACATGATGTCTGTACTTCATTACACATCTTTGGGCCTGATCATGTTGAGCTGTTACAGTTcttatttttccttctttgtgtTGTTAGGCcaagaacaataaacaaagcAGCTCCTCTTCTTGTTGGCAGGAGGTctagtgtgcatgtgtggaacgCCTTCATGTGTGCATCCCCCCAGCTATAGTATTTACAGAACCACGTGCAAGTCCACAGCTGCCTCCAGACACTGAAACCATGAATTGGCCTTTATACTTACGTTGACATTTATATTGATGTGTGGTGCCAGGCCTGCCAAGGCATACACATTGATGTCGTGGTAACTGAACTGTGGAGTGGGAGGCCCGGTGGTTGTGCAAGTGGTAGTGGTGGCAGCTTGGGTTGAGGGAGGAGCTGCAAATGGAACAAAGTCTCCTGTTGGTCACAAAACACTTATTTGATTAAAATCACAAGGAAAAGCAGattatgcagacaaaaaaataaataaataaatttaaaaaaatcaacaatgaGTAAGCAcacaagcaacaacaacaacaaaaaaaaacgttacaaaatgaagaacaaaagaaaatctgaCATGAAAAAACGGGTCGGTGATTTAGTTAAAATGATTATAATCATCAACACAGTAGGTTTAAGATTTTGTTACATTAAAATTCTGAACTTTATGTTGACAATTAAAACTGTTCATCCAACTGAGTCAAGTAATGTTATTTCATTAGTCATTTATGAAAGGTAAAGCATTCCTGCAGTGTGTTTtcacacaagaaaaaagaaataataatccATGACTCTAcatatctctaaggctgagtacAAAGCAGACAGTACTTGTTTACTTTTTTAGCCAAACATCTTTGCCTAATCTGAATACAGGCAGGAAGCTCAAATACTTCAATACTTCACAAGCAGGTTTAAATTAAGaagacagttaaaaaaaaaagaaaaaaaaaaaagaaaagactgaaaaatatgAAGCAGTCACCTGTGGTAGAGACTGGCAGCATCTCCTCTGGAGGCTTTGCCTCTTTCTTTGGTGCAGACAGCTGCTCCTCCAGGCTTTTCAGCTTCTCTTTGTCCTTCAGCAGGTTTCCTGGCTTCAGATCATTGATGTCCAGAGACAAGTTCTTACATAGAACTTCAATCTCAAACTTTAAAttcagctgcagtaaacaaGAAGAGAATGTGAGCAACAAATTCCCAAATATTTTCTGATtccttttaattatttttgttcacttttccCCCTTAAAGTTAATGGTAAATATATTCATATTGCCCATTAAGTGATAAAATGAGGGATCATTGTGTTCAGATATTAAATATAGCTGACTTACATCAAAAACTTACATATATGACTGTTATGTAGCAAGAGGAGTGCTTATCCACCATTAAACCACAAATGTAAGGAAATAATTGTGGCTCTGGTTACTATCATTTAGTTGGAATGGACTTCACACTCCAGTCCAAGAACAATTTGGTTTCTCAGCGGCTGCAAGAAAAAGTAATACGTTACCTTGAGGTCATGTTCTTGATGCAGCTCAGCAAGAACATTCATGATGGCCATGGTCCAAGGATTCTGGGGCCTAAAAACCTGCAGTATCACAGACAAATTCAATGAAGAATTCAAGAATATTACACAGTAGAATCAGATTTATTTTGGTCTTGTGTCAACTAGAAAAAGaacagatgtttttgtgtcaaGTATACTGCGCACACTGTTTTTTCTAGATTATAATTTTTAATTGGAATGTCAAAAAGGTGGAGAAATCTCCAAGTCTACACTTATGTTGCTCACCATGCTACGCAGACTAGACTCCAAAACTTTGGCTACAAAGGGAACCACATAAAGTAGCTCCTGCTGGCCTTTAACGTAGGCTTCAAGTAGCAGAGACTTGACTTCCAGatcctgacaaaaaaaaaaaaaaaaagtttagctCTGGAGCAGACAGAGGAAACTGCACATCATTTTACAACATAACCAACAAACTTGTAACAAATTCTTACTGTATAGAGGATAGGCTTGTTTTTGGCCAGTGTAATCATGCCCAACCAGTGGCCCAGGTTCTTCAGCAGGGAGCGATCAGAGAAATTGGCAGCTGCCTTGTCTGAGGTCAAAAGCACCTGAACGAAACAGAGTTAGAGAGGAAGGGTTAGCATTTCACAAATTATTCCTGTGCCAAGTAGGACAACAATTACATTTATTAAGCATAGTTGTGTGTGATTCGAAGACATGAAGTGAATGCAGGGACTAAATGAAAATTTCTGCCTTATATAAACTGGATATATCAGTGATGGATGACCAACATGTAGATAGGGCTGACAACATATTTTTACACGAGGCGAGTTTTTGACACTTCAAGACATCAAATTTACAGTTGTCACTAACAGGATAAGGAATAAAATAGTTGTGGCTTCTGAAATCCTAAAACTATGAAGTTAACATGCCCTCCCACAAAATTTTACCTTGATATTTCTGTAGGTTTCATTGAGAACCATCTTGACAAACTCTGGGTTTTTGAGTGTGTCCAAAAAGTTAGAGTACAGACTGTGGAAGTTGGGCTCGATGCTGACACGCTTCATCACCAGGTACTGAGAGACCCAGGGCATGAACTCCTCTTTCACCGTCTCTTTCAACTCCTCAAcctgagaaaaaaaagtgttgcttTTAAAACAAAGCATCTTTTAATATCAATGTTTGTTCgatattgtcacattttggcaATATTCTCCTACCTTTTGTGTCATGTTGGACTGAGAAAGGTTGTTGAAGATAAAAGCAATCTTCTCTTGGACATTCTCCGGAGGCTCTACAATCCTTTCAGTTTGGTCAGTGGCCACTAGCAGAGTGTCAATGTTGGTAGTGTTTATGGAAGGCTGCAGGTAAGAACAAGGacaccatatatatatatatatattgtacatACAGAAAAATAAGCAATTCTGATCACTGACTGGACATCATGTGGTGTTCAGTTATCAGCCAAATGAAACTCACAGGTACATCCTTCTTGAAGCTGCTTGGTGTCGGTCTTGTGATGGTGGTTGTCTTCGCTACTGTGGTTGTAGTCGTGGTGGTGGTGACGAGGGTGCTGGGCTGACCAGGCTGTGGGGCTTTGAGGCCAGCTGGCTGCTGTGACTGGGCCTGCGCTTGAACTTGTGCCAGTGCCAGGCTGCCAGGTGTGGTGATGGAGCCCTGCATCTTCACCGGAGGGTCCCGTGACTGTTGGCCATACTCGATATACTGCACACACAGGATATTTAAAGGTACAGAGCGACAGATTTAATTTATCTGAATGTGGGACACCCTGTCCGCAGTCAGAGACGGGACATACAAAGACATGAGGAATTGTGAATGGTAAATTAAGGAAACCTGATTACCTCTTGTAAATGGTGGGGGAATTGCAAGAAGTGAGCAATTGAAGCAAGATGTTGACAATACTGAGGGTAGTCCTTTAGTCTAGAAACACAAACGATATGTCATCTTCATGTAAGATGACTGACATGTTAACATTTAGCTTGcaaaagaaaatttcaatacCTGTTTTTGAACCTATCTAGGGCAGCAATTCCAAAGTAATACATTTTGGATCCGTATGGTTTTCTTAAGGCTTCAAGAACATATCGAAGGGCCAAGCCCAGGGCCATGTAGGTGACAAGACCCTTCTCGATAATGCCACCAAAAAGGCAGGCAGTGATGTGCAGCTCCTTGTCTGGGTATTGGGGGAAGAATCTGTATTCCTCAAATAAGTTCCGAAGCATGCAGTTGAACACCTCTCGCTCCCGCTTGATGGTTGAGTCCTTGAACCTTTGCAGCATCTCCAGTACCTGGATGATGACAGTAATGTAGTGGAAGTTTAGTGACTTCGAAAGCAgcaaaagtaccaaaaaaatAGAGGGGTCAAGCTAATCAATCAATAAAATCCATGTGTATTTTGACAAGAAAGAATCAACACCACTACTTACTTCATCCACAGACATAGTTGGGTGAGGTGGGTGGTTGTAGATGCGCTGGAAGTAACTATTTGCTTCGTCGTCTATCTCTTTACTAAAGTGCTGGTTTGCCTCGGGCCACACCTGAGAAAGGTCAGCTGAAAAGGAGGGTAGAAAGTCATTATTTTcgtctttcatttttttgttgtaatttgaCGCTGGTTGAGCATGAGTCAAGTAATTCAAACAGCTGAAAATCATTGCGTCTTCAAGTGATACACATTACGcatcaaaaatgtgtctttagATAAGCCAATGAAATTGCGTGCCTGCTTCAGCCACACATCCAGGCTAAAACAGCTTTTTACTCCACCCAAAACAGTGCTTCTTCCTAATGACTTCCTAAACATCTTCATATGATAAAATCAGCTGGGTGTTTCACTGTGTAAAGGGCAAACAGATCAGTTGCAAAGCAATGACCTAGGTCCGCCCAGAGTGTGTTGAGAGTTGTGTGGCAGTGACAATAAGCGAGTGACCTCactcaataatacatttttaaatatcaacagtcaaaaacacagcagagccGTTTTCATTTACATGGATTTATGTTTTGTTGAAggtgaataaaaacagattttgctGTTGAGATCTCGACCAAAATGATCTAGAATCAACGATGTGGAGAAAagtcaaatattaaaaaaaagaatgccTGACTGCATGTACAATCTAACTATTGCAGTCAAGTTAGACCACTTTTCGATGCTTAAAAAGTTCACCAATCACATTAAAGTGGGGCTGTCAGCATAAGCAGACAAGGAATGGAAGACTGATCTGTATTTCCTCTATGAGTAAGAAAGGGTTGAGTTGTTTGACATGAATGATGAAGGAAatcaatttaataaaaattgtaaGAGTCTATACAGTACTCATGGCAAGAACTTGGaaatcaaaaatcaaatcaaaaagaTATTCATTGTCACTACAGAGGAAATACAGTGCTGAGCAGCGCAGGGCGGGGCTCTCAGTCAcaccactaccaccaccacTTACAGGCCTTCATCTTACTCTGCTGAAAGGTCGTCGGGTTCAGGCCTGGTGTGCTCATCTTCCTGGTGCCAAAAGGGTCAGTGCTTACTGTTGGCATCCCCAGGCTTGAGCCGATGCCAGAGCCGATGCCAGAGCCCAAGGGACCTGTAAGTAACACAACATTTCAGTCCACCATTATTTTAGCTTTTGAACTATTGCGCTTCGCACTCTGAATTTGGTTCAGTTTAATATGACAAATATTAAGTGACCAAACAGGCTTTTCTGCCAAATTTATCTCTTCCATAATGTTTTCCTGGTCACATAATATTTACAGCCACACTTAGTGCAACTACAACTgatctttttggtcatattttcaCTGATGCCAAAGAGCAGAGACAAATCGCATTGGTGGTGTAGTATGACTTGTTTGAGTGTGAGCATGTTTGTATGAAAGGAAAATAATCAAATAGCATAGTACCAGAGTCCATACCAGGAAGCTGCGAGGTGAGGCTGCCAATGCCCCCAAAAGGTGTGCTGGGGTTAGGGTTGGACAGTGGTGGGAAGGCCTTTGCTGGGGACTGGGGATTACTAAAAGCTGAACTCAGTGAGGTTGGGAAACCCTGCATGCTCTGAGTGTGGGAAGTGACTGTGCCCCCAAGGTTTAAGGAACTCATGCCAGTCAATGGGTCCATCTAGAGAAtagcaggaggaaaaaaatatagagAGCATTTAATAAGTTTAGGTTGAGTCAGTAATACCAACGCAAAATATTTTGCggcaacacaaaaaatatggaTTCTGACAAAATTGTCACAATAAGTCATATTTCTAAGTTGATAATTTATATTATACAGATCAGCTTAGTCGACACCAATTGCAAACACCAAAGAGAATTTCCTAATTTGCCTACAGAGCTATGACGCGGCTTTCGCATGAAGATACCTGTACAGGTGAGATGGCATCCAGGCTGCTGGTACTTGGGGCACGTCCCTTTGGCATAACCCCAGGTGGTGGCTGTCGGGCTTTATTCATTACATTGCTGCAATTGGCAACCATGGTCAGGATCGTCTCTGACAATTCCTGGGAAACACTCctaagaaaaaagtaaaaacactgttaatgtaaataaatgtatcaCTGTGTGGAATAGTAATACTGGCGTATATCCCAGTTTAACTATTCATAAACTACACATTCTCAAGCTTGGCAGTCTTATATAGCCAAATCCTATGCAACTAATTCTGGCCTCAAATTCAACTTTGGGTAAAGCCACTCACCCAGGACTCAAGCAGTTCAGCATGGTGGCTAAAGTTTCTGGTGGCAGCTGGGCGCTTTTGGGCTGGTCCTTGTCAGGGGCCAGGCCCCCCATTATGGAAGGGCAGCGCCTCTTCAGGAATGTCACACATGCCTGAATGAAAGGTTCCtgacacagcaacacaaaagaaaatcattgtATAATACAACGCTTAGGGTAACATGCTCAAAATAAAATTGACATTACCAAAAAAATATATCCATCAATAACTGATTCTAGATCAAACAAAAGACTTACCCCATGCTCTCTTATTTTGTCAGTCAGCCATTTGTCAAGTTTGAGGTATTCACGGCGAGAGGCAAGTGCAGCAAGGTCAATAACAAAGGCAAATGGAGTACCATTCAGCAGCATCGATAGAGactggaggaagaaaaaaaaaaaaacgtgtttgGCATCAGGGAAATTATACCTATAATTATTACTAACTCCCAAAGCTTTTCAGCTCATCAATATTTCAAATCTGTTTGATTATGCCAGTCAGATAATACAGGACAAGAACACCCACTACTGCTACAAATCCACAgtgcattattttaaaattttaattctgtttttgtaacaatttAACTCTCTCTCATATTTAGGAAAGAAGCCAAAGGTTATACAGTATGTCCTTGTATCCACTAGATTGATTAATGACAAATAGTAAAagaattaggaaaaaaaaacacacgttAGGAGCTTGTCAAGATTTAGGAAACATGTTTGCCTCCAAACTACTGCCTTAAGCTAATGATTATGTAATGAATTTCATCAAACCTTCAAGTCCTGGGCTACGTCCAGGATGCGAGAAAGCTTGGCCTGGTCATACTGCTCCCCTCTCATGTACCACTCAGCCATAGAATGCATAATTAACTGACGAATGGAAGGAGACTGTCCCTGGTAATAAGAAAAGAATGCTTTATAACAATACTGTTATTTGAGTACATAACAtaggaaataaaaacatcacacttattcacaaaataaaaagataataGAATTCAGAAAACCAAAGTAAAGTAAGCAAAATATGATCTTTGGAATTGAAACCAGCAAACAACACCAACCTGTCCATGCCAGGCATAGTGCAGGATAATGGCTGAGTTGGGGTGGTTGCCCAAAAATATGGGCATTAGGGTAGAGATGAGCTCATGGCGCAGTGTATGCCAGGAGGTGGAGATCTGCAGTAATGCCAGCACCAACATGTCTGGGCAGTGCTTGATTGGGAAGCTGAACAGCTGCTTCACCTGTTCGTACTGGCCCACCTCAGACAGCCTAAGCAGACTCTCTACCAGATCCAGACTTTTCCTGTGAGGGGTTACAGACATTCAGTCTAAACCATCCAAGCATCTGCAAGGTTTCCTTAACGTGACATAACTTCTGATGCCATGCAGTTGAACGGCATGCATGGCAACAGCAATTAAATGTTAAGAGTTTGCAAGGACAAAGCAGGAACATaaagaagattttttaaaaaatctccttACCATGTTGCAATCTCCCTGTTGTCATCCTCTGGTGGGGCCTTAAGGATGTCAATAGCCACAGTGTGACAGGGGAAGTCAGCAAAGCAGAACACTTCTGGGTTCATCAGTGAGTGCTGAATGAATGACAActggaaaaaggaaagaaaaagtcaaCCTTACCTACTCACACTGCACTGTGTCAAGACAAAAATCAATTCCCACATTACAATTATTTACCACTTTTACTTGACAGCCATAATTCCTTTCAAACTTGCCACTACACTTAAACACTTACAcacttaagaaaaaaaaaaatcatcctgaGAGAAAAGACATAGGTTCGTTACCTGTCCCTCTGCGTGTTTCCATGGTCGATAGATGAGATCAACAGGGAAGACTTCCATGCCAAGCCCCCTCTGGATACCGTATACCACTATGTGCAGGCCTTTACTGTCCCGGATTATAAAGCCTGGGTGGTCCAGTTCGTATGTCACCTCTTTGAAGTTTAGATTTGGATTCTTGggtacaaacaaaaaacaaacactgaaaccaCAGTAGCtctgaacacacaaaaacatatttctgcaaCATTCAGGCTGTGGGGATCAGACTCAAACACTGGAGCTGTCAACTTTTAGACTGATCCCTAACATGAAGTAGGCTTGCACAAATGTGGCTTAAATTGCACCAAACATTGCAATGGATTCATGTCTATTTGTGTCGCTCAAAACAGTAAATCTTTTAAGATGTGGTCTGTGGCTACATGTTGCTTTTCAGGACAGGTTCAAGTTTACATTGAGAAAAGCAGATGGTTCACTTACCACTTCTTTGACAATGTCGATGAGAACCTCAACATTCCACGTATGTGCCTGCGAACCATCGTTCTTGTCCTTACCATCACTCCAGATACCACTTCCTGGAGCGGAGATGGACTAtgggagaaaacacaaacacgcagAAACCTAAAGCTCTGATgtatgaaaagttaaaaatccaaaaGCCAAGTCAGCATTATCTAACATCTTTAATATTAAAATTTCTAaatcatttccaacagctgTGATGAACAAGTTGCCTGCTACACTGCCAACCACCCATGTGGCAGAAATAAGATTAATGCAGCAGACATAAGTAAGACTGACTGACCCTGCATcttttatgatatattttgTGCATAAAAATAAGTAAACTCCAGAGGAGGCAGGCCTAGTTCATTTCATCAGGTCTGCACATCTTGGTTTGTGGGAAGTCCACAAGTCAACCACACTTCAACAGTAACAAACTAATATGCTTCATTTAGTCCGTATCCAGGAAACCAAACTAGAGAAGTCAAAGTGCCTCACCTGTAGTGGAATGCCATCAGTTAGGCCAGAGTGTGTACGAGCCATCATGCCCAGGACCCTGGCTACCTGGCTGGCTGTCACCTCTCTCACCCCATACTGGAGGATTATGTTTCTGCACTCATCCAGACTGAGGAGGCAAATGGGACAAAACAAGTTAATGTTCACTGGGATCCATCATGTGGAACATTCAAATATCAATTTCAATCACTTGGAAATTCTATGCTGTCAGCGATAGGATAGCCATCAAACTGAATCCTTTTTGAAGTTTGTAATCACACAGATTCagatttgtgaaataaatgtttcatataaATTCTGTACTCTGTGTCTCAGTCATATAGTTTGCATGCAGCAGTTAAATACACCTTACATGGTCTTTCAAATGGTTACTTTCCATTCACgtacatgattaaaaaaaaaaaaacttactgtAGACACAGggcattacaaaaaaataatttcaattaCTTAATTGTTGATACAGCTCAAAAGACACCAGAAATTCACCTTGCACAGAAGCCATAGCCAACTTCTTGAATGAATTCTGCAAGAGAACTCTCCATTATGGTCTTAGCTAACTCCCCCGAGTCTGGTAGGATCCTGTCCATGAGAATGTCCCGTTTTTCAGGGTACAGCAGTGGTGCGAGCACCACAGGACAGCGCTCCTGGGGGAaatctgaaatgaaacacacaaacaaatgtggCACATTGGCATTTAATTGGTCTGACAAAGCcatatatgtttttttgtagACATTTATTTGATTGGCCATCAGACTCAGAGGGATGCAACAAATCTCATCCTTCATACCTCGGCAAAGTGTCTTAAGGAAGGCGTCAATCTGCTCTTGCCCTACCCCACTGGCTCCCTTCTGGCCAAACAGTAGATGGGAGAGCAGCAGGTGTAACACCTCTATGGCAATGTCCTGGAAGCCACCTTCCTGGTTTCCTCCAAGATCCGCGTCAACGTATGACCGCAGGAGATCTGGAAGTTTCTGCTTGATGAACTGCGCAGCTGAGAAACGGCCATAAATGACTAGTTAAGCTGGCAAAGACAGACTTTCGTGCACATTCGTTTTTGTTCAAGAGACCATATTGAAAGCATAGTTTGACAAACTTCTCCAGCTCTTTATGACCAGGTGTTACCAATCTTTATCACTGCTTGATAAGAAAAAGCATTCACTGAATAACAAGGAAACTAAATACAACTGTGAAAAGCAGTTATTAATACACACACTTACAACTAACAATCTACGCTTTCCAAGCTAACCACAATCTTAGACACAGGTAATTACAGGCTCTTATTAAAGGCAGCGTTTGACTGTTAGTACTGCCAAAGGATTTACGTAGTTTCTATTTAAACTGCAAACTATTCAAACTACTTTGTAGATATTGTCACATGTTCAATGGTGTTTTCAAGAGTCGTGGGATATTTATACAATATGCATATTTCAACCAATGTCTCAAATTAAATCTTCCCACTATAAAAGCTTGGAACATTTGATCTGTACAAATAACAGGTTTGAGGCAAATATGGAAAgtgttttgatgcattttagTACTTTTCACTGTGTCACACATACTACTAAAACAGGATTTCAGCTCATGTTTGCTGCAGGTTTAAATATTTGAAGATCTACGTGAACAACTTACCGAAACCACGAAGGTCTGCGTTGCTGGAGTTGAGCAAAGCAAGGCCAAATATCACCTGGGAAAttaattaatacatttaaaatacattctaATATATTTTCCCATAGCAGATAGACATGAATGAAGCCTGCTGCAGAGCTGGCTTACCTCTTGGACCTTGCTGAGCTTAAGAACTTTACTCAGTTGAGTGAATAAGTGAGCCGATGGCTTTAAACTCTGAAAGACAATTTAAGTCAAACACCTTAATGATGAACAAATGTAATtgcctcatttttctttctcactcAAAAAGATTTTAATTGCATCCCTGAAATTCTAGCATCTGCTTCTTACCTTCTGGTAGTGCAGAGGATTGTCAATGGCGTAGCACAGAGTAGAGATAAAGTTTG
This window of the Acanthochromis polyacanthus isolate Apoly-LR-REF ecotype Palm Island chromosome 8, KAUST_Apoly_ChrSc, whole genome shotgun sequence genome carries:
- the cnot1 gene encoding CCR4-NOT transcription complex subunit 1 isoform X7 — its product is MNLDSLSLALSQISYLVDNLTKKNYRASQQEIQHIVNRHGPEADRHLLRCLFSHVDFSGDGKSSGKDFHQTQFLIQECVSLISKPNFISTLCYAIDNPLHYQKSLKPSAHLFTQLSKVLKLSKVQEVIFGLALLNSSNADLRGFAAQFIKQKLPDLLRSYVDADLGGNQEGGFQDIAIEVLHLLLSHLLFGQKGASGVGQEQIDAFLKTLCRDFPQERCPVVLAPLLYPEKRDILMDRILPDSGELAKTIMESSLAEFIQEVGYGFCASLDECRNIILQYGVREVTASQVARVLGMMARTHSGLTDGIPLQSISAPGSGIWSDGKDKNDGSQAHTWNVEVLIDIVKEVNPNLNFKEVTYELDHPGFIIRDSKGLHIVVYGIQRGLGMEVFPVDLIYRPWKHAEGQLSFIQHSLMNPEVFCFADFPCHTVAIDILKAPPEDDNREIATWKSLDLVESLLRLSEVGQYEQVKQLFSFPIKHCPDMLVLALLQISTSWHTLRHELISTLMPIFLGNHPNSAIILHYAWHGQGQSPSIRQLIMHSMAEWYMRGEQYDQAKLSRILDVAQDLKSLSMLLNGTPFAFVIDLAALASRREYLKLDKWLTDKIREHGEPFIQACVTFLKRRCPSIMGGLAPDKDQPKSAQLPPETLATMLNCLSPGSVSQELSETILTMVANCSNVMNKARQPPPGVMPKGRAPSTSSLDAISPVQMDPLTGMSSLNLGGTVTSHTQSMQGFPTSLSSAFSNPQSPAKAFPPLSNPNPSTPFGGIGSLTSQLPGMDSGPLGSGIGSGIGSSLGMPTVSTDPFGTRKMSTPGLNPTTFQQSKMKASDLSQVWPEANQHFSKEIDDEANSYFQRIYNHPPHPTMSVDEVLEMLQRFKDSTIKREREVFNCMLRNLFEEYRFFPQYPDKELHITACLFGGIIEKGLVTYMALGLALRYVLEALRKPYGSKMYYFGIAALDRFKNRLKDYPQYCQHLASIAHFLQFPHHLQECVQYIEYGQQSRDPPVKMQGSITTPGSLALAQVQAQAQSQQPAGLKAPQPGQPSTLVTTTTTTTTVAKTTTITRPTPSSFKKDVPPSINTTNIDTLLVATDQTERIVEPPENVQEKIAFIFNNLSQSNMTQKVEELKETVKEEFMPWVSQYLVMKRVSIEPNFHSLYSNFLDTLKNPEFVKMVLNETYRNIKVLLTSDKAAANFSDRSLLKNLGHWLGMITLAKNKPILYTDLEVKSLLLEAYVKGQQELLYVVPFVAKVLESSLRSMVFRPQNPWTMAIMNVLAELHQEHDLKLNLKFEIEVLCKNLSLDINDLKPGNLLKDKEKLKSLEEQLSAPKKEAKPPEEMLPVSTTAPPSTQAATTTTCTTTGPPTPQFSYHDINVYALAGLAPHININVNIPLLQAHPQLKQCVRQSVERAVQELVHPVVDRSIKIAMTTCEQIIRKDFALDSEESRMRVAAHHMMRNLTAGMAMITCREPLLMSIATNLKNSFAAALRAPTPQQREMMEEAAARIAQDNCELACCFIQKTAVEKAGPEMDKRLATEFELRKHARQEGRRYCDPVVLTYQAERMPEQIRLKVGGVDPKQLAVYEEFARNVPGFLPSNDLSQPTGFLAQPMKQQPWATDDVAQIYDKCMADLEQHLHAIPPALAMNPLTQALRSLLESVALARNSRDGIAALGLLQKAVEGLLDATSGADADLLLRYRECHLLVLKALQDGRAYGPQWCNKQITRCLIECRDEYKYNVEAVELLIRNHLVNMQQYDLHLAQSMENGLHYMAVAFAMQLVKLLLVDERSVSHVTEADLFHTIETLMRTCAHSRASAPEGLPQLMDVVRSNYEAMIDRAHGGPNFMMHSGISQASEYDDPPGLREKAEYLLREWVNLYHSAAAGRDSTKAFSAFVGQMHQQGILKTDDLITRFFRLCTEMCVEISYRAQAEQQHNPAASAAIIRAKCYHNLDAFVRLIALLVKHSGEATNTVTKINLLNKVLGIVVGVLIQDHDVRQTEFQQLPYHRIFIMLLLELNAPEHVLETINFQTLTAFCNTFHILRPTKAPGFVYAWLELISHRIFIARMLAHTPQQKGWPMYAQLLIDLFKYLAPFLRNVELNKPMQILYKGTLRVLLVLLHDFPEFLCDYHYGFCDVIPPNCIQLRNLILSAFPRNMRLPDPFTPNLKVDMLSEINIAPRILTNFTGVMPSQFKKDLDSYLKTRSPVTFLSELRSNLQVSNEPGNRYNIQLINALVLYVGTQAIAHIHNKGSTPSMSTITHSAHMDIFQNLAVDLDTEGRYLFLNAIANQLRYPNSHTHYFSCTMLYLFAEANTEAIQEQITRVLLERLIVNRPHPWGLLITFIELIKNPAFKFWSHDFVHCAPEIEKLFQSVAQCCMGQKQAQQVMEGTGAS